A DNA window from Brassica napus cultivar Da-Ae chromosome C1, Da-Ae, whole genome shotgun sequence contains the following coding sequences:
- the LOC106374559 gene encoding V-type proton ATPase subunit G2: MESSSNHGGIKLLLAAEHEAQQIVNAARTAKMARLKQAKEEAETEVAEHKASTEHGFQRKLEETSGDSGANVTRLEQETDAKIEQLKNEASRISRDVVDMLLKHVTTVKN, translated from the exons ATGGAATCCAGCAGTAACCATGGAGGGATCAAGCTACTGCTAGCTGCTGAACACGAAGCTCAGCAAATCGTCAATGCCGCTAGGACTG CAAAAATGGCAAGGCTGAAGCAAGCCAAGGAAGAGGCTGAGACAGAGGTTGCTGAGCACAAAGCCAGCACTGAGCATGGTTTCCAGAGGAAACTCGAAGAG accaGTGGAGATTCAGGTGCAAACGTGACGAGGCTAGAGCAGGAGACTGATGCCAAGATCGAGCAGTTGAAGAACGAAGCTTCCAGGATTTCCAGAGATGTTGTGGACATGCTTCTCAAACATGTCACCACCGTGAAGAACTGA